In one window of Episyrphus balteatus chromosome 3, idEpiBalt1.1, whole genome shotgun sequence DNA:
- the LOC129914677 gene encoding brain acid soluble protein 1 homolog — protein sequence MADVAVENKETPVVEKEVAEVDAAKKVESVEKTATENGAAEEVAKENGDAPKEAADAAESTDAAVDAKDEDSTPSTDEEQNGDKKDDAEAEETNGDSTDAPAEAVKRKVDSAADAKTDETAATPEKKAKLEETKEDVTNGSDATEVAA from the exons aGAGACCCCAGTTGTTGAGAAGGAGGTCGCAGAAGTCGATGCTGCTAAAAAAGTAGAATCGGTTGAAAAGACTGCCACAGAAAATGGTGCTGCTGAGGAAGTGGCAAAAGAAAACGGCGATGCACCCAAAGAAGCTGCCGATGCCGCTGAATCCACTGACGCTGCTGTTGATGCTAAAGATGAAGATTCCACACCCTCAACAGACGAAGAGCAAAATGGCGATAAGAAAGACGATGCTGAAGCAGAAGAGACAAATGGTGACTCAACAG aTGCTCCCGCTGAAGCTGTGAAGAGGAAAGTCGATTCTGCAGCCGATGCCAAAACAGACGAAACAGCTGCCACACCAGAAAAGAAAGCCAAATTGGAAGAAACAAAAGAAGATGTCACCAATGGCTCAGATGCAACTGAAGTAGCggcttaa